The sequence TAAAATGTGACTCAATTGTTCAATTTGAGGCGTACCTGAAGTCGGAGGGAGTGGATCGAGGTGCAGCTCGGCAGGCGGAGAGGAGGACTGCTGGAGCGCCGCCTCCCGTCCACTCGTTTTGACGTCTCTGCCCTCTGACCTTTGGACCGGCCCGTCACGTTTGCGTGCCCGCACGCACACTgccgactttttttcccatgtatttattattttttttactgtggcgATCGATGATAAAAGCTTTGCCTATCCCCGAGTGTGACGCACAACGAGAGTTTACAGTGGCTCCGCTCGGCCGACCTGACTGAATTTTATGGTATTATACGTCTGTTTATGTGGGGAAACGCAACCGtccattttgtaaaaatatgaaataaaaactcactttcaatttgtttgttttgatttttatcaacagaacaaagtttatttttcatcatttataaAAGTGGCGTCACAAACCTCAACATGGTCTGTGCATTTCATTCAATGTGTACTACAAAACTCTCCCCcaagaaatgtgatttttgtacttCCGTTAGTTCCAGCTCTTGAAAAACTGCTTGAACATGACAGTTTCCTTCCCCTGGGGCAGGATCTCCACCTGAAGCACAACAACAGCCATGTTGTTTGTGATGAATTgagcattttgttttctgttagtttttttgtttcttcccaTCAcgtcaaaacgtttttttttttttttaaacaagtttttccttctttctccCCCAGCGTATGTGATCGCGTAAACCACCTCATTGTGAaagtgaaagttaaaaaagaagaagaagaaggaagaaggaaaTAAGGATGTGGCACGAAATGTACACACTAACACAAGAAGAGCTTGAGCGCAACAATGGCGGATGTGCTGCACCTGTGTTTTCATCTTGGGGTAGTTCATCTGCTGGATGAAGTTGTCCGCCATCTGCAGGGCGGCCTGCTTCTCCTTGGCGTTGGCCCCGGCACCTGcgagacattttttattttttttcattcgggCGTAgccatcggacctcgtttcatgtttttggaccttgcctctagCCTAGtgttttttgtgcctctgccttcttggactgcttaaactgtgtatgaccttagttgggaataaaaccactctgaacattatgcctttgcctgggagtcccgcatttgggtccgcccgtgccGCTGGCCCATGACACACGGTGCATTAAATGTACAGTCTTAACCCCGGAATGTATGTATGGAAATCATTTTTCTCACATTACTTTGATTTTCCAATACCCGTGAACATTTTTGGTGTAGCGatgatttttcagtttttaaaccTCCGAGTGTGGTCGTGACCAGCAAACATTTGGCCAATTGTGCTTGACTTCCAAGTGGTCACCTTTCCACACGAAAATCTTGCCGTTGGCGCCGTTATCCAGAATGAAGCAGTCGTCGCGAAGTAGCAGCTCCTTGGCAAACGGGCTCTTACCCTCAACTTTGCTCAGCAACATGGAGCCGGTCGCATCGGATACCTGCGTAGAGAGAGTGAGCGCTGGTTGGTTGGTCTTTGAAAACCGGACCCCAACATGAGAGCGCTCTTGCGGGTGACCTTGTAAAGGGAGGCCGCGTTGGAGGCGTCTGCCTTGCTGTCCTCCTCCGCCGTGCTTTCGGGCAGCTCGGGCTTCGGACCCAAAATCTGTTCATAAAACATGCAGTTCGTTGGATGGACTCTCCTCTCGTTTGCACAGCAACGATATCGCATGCTGCAGTTGCATTGTGAAAAGCCGATGGCCACCGcgtgtcctgtcctgtcccgtTTGCTAAACGGCCAGGGGCGCACAAGATTAGAAGGTTCGTTTTGGCTGGATTTACCTGAAGCATTTCGGCGGGCTCCTCTCCCTCGCAGGAGTCCACGATGCGAGCTTTACCATGTCTGTCGGCGTCTCGGATCAGCGAGGCGATCTCCCGCACTTTCTGCTTCTCAAAGACGTTGGCCTGTGACCCGATCCAAGGCACGATTACCTGTAGGcgtatttttgtttgtacttttccGAAAGGATCTGAATCTGTACTTTGACCTTCACCGCAGTCTTCCTGATACAAACGTTTTCCTCTTCCGTTCATCACCTTTCCGAGGTCCAAGATAAAGCAATCGCCCTTGTTGAAGCTCTTCCAGGACAGTTCTACCTCCTTAGCGCGGATGTTGCGTTTCCCTTTAATCTGGTACAAGCGCTGCACCGCCGATCCGGCGCTCTGAGGCCTTCGGAAACCTGACTCTACACCTCCGTCCTGTGATGGGAaatccctttttaaaaatgccgTTGTGGTTGTATGGGTAATCCGAGAATCGGAGGACACTGAAATTTCCAATAATACCTGCACTGAATTCAAGAACGCGCAATTGTTGGTTGTTTCACTCAAACCAACAAAACAGAAACATGATatcaaagtttttgtttttcattcatagttaagtttgtttttacacagctaGCAAGGGAAAACGTTACAACTGATTTAGAACCTTGTTACTTGGGACCCTGCGACTGTAATTGGAGTAAGACTAGAATGTGTACTTTTATCCTTCAATATTattgcaatgtgtttttcaggtGCCTGGGTGTCAAGTAAATTAGGTGTTTATCCAAGTTGTCCTCCAATTCTGGAACTATTCGTGTAAGTGATTGTTGTGGCGGCGAAAGCCAGACCTTATAGCTGACACCTCTGGGGAAGAGCGTCATGAACTCTTGGGACTCGTAaccctggacctgcctgtgctGAACGGGGTCTCCGCTCAGGAAGGTGTCGAGCTGGATGGCCAGCATGGCACACGCCACCTGCTCGTCGTGCGACGACTTTTCAcctgaattttattttccagGGCGAACCGACTCAAAATCAAAACCCACTTCTGTATCGGAATCCAGGAGTGTCGAGTCCCACCTATCCACATGTGCAGGTCGGCTCCGAGCTGGCCGCGGTTCTCCAGCACCAGGTACGAGTCGCCGTTGTAGAACACGCCCACCTCGGATAGAGGCAGCGGGACCGCCTTCATCTTCTCCACCCTCCACACGTGCAGGCCCGGCACTCGGACCTCTGGACCGAACTGACCTGCTACAGGCTGGAAGGGCAGCATGCTGCACAAAGAAACGAGGAGGTGGGTGACaactaaaacatccatccatccgtttacTTTATTGTCCTCATGACGGCCCGAGTCACGATCCAAACTAAGAACTACTGCATGAGGTAGATTTCCAAACCACAATCATGGCCAGCTGTTCTAATCGTACAACAACGATTTCCCAAGGGTCAGGCTGTGACGAATATGTTAAAGATAATCTTCTCGGGTGGTGTAAGGAGAAGTGAAAGCATGCAATCTTTCAAAAGTTTCCACACTGTCACACTCAAGTCATGACTTCCCACCCGGAGCCTACGACCACGTTGGACGGTGTTGAAATTTTTTCACATTCAACAAACTGGTAGCTGTGTTCCAAACACAAAGTTTCTTCCCTGACGTGTCAGATGTATGTGATGTTGAATGACTATCGTATCCGCGCTTGTAACTGACCCAAAGCCAAAGTAGGAAGGAGCAATGGGTTTATTATCTTGGTTTTATGGCCACAGCTGTCAACATATGTGAACTTCAATCATATCACATGAATTTATTGGAAATGATTTTGTGGACCCCCGGAACCCAATTTGAGAACCACCGCATCAGTGTGTGGTGACTTGTGAGAGATCAAATGATCCGGTTTCACTTCATTGGTCCCGAGGTTATTTACTGACTACTGACTAGTGTATTGTTTGTTCAGGCAGAACAATAAAGTTGCTGCTCCACTTCCACCGCGTATCATCATAATTTCAATATGTATATACCCTTTGTGGTAGTTTGTTTTGGAGGTTGTGACTCAGAACGTTAAATATGCTTTGGCTCAATCATTCTTTTGCAACATAAACTTACACCTACACTTACTGCATATGTGGCACAACAGATAATGACGATACTCTTGCCGGGTGATCTGGCGGCCTCTTATCGCGTTGTCGCGCAACGTTAAATAAGTATTAACACAACAAGGGTGGAAGCATTTACCACCAGGGCGAGAATGGAAGTCAgcaatttgtgttttgttccTACGGAGGCGCCAGTCCGCTTCCGTTAGACACAAACAAGACAATTACAGTAGCTTCCTTATAAAAACTGCACGATTCACGACGATGGGCAATacaacatttgaacacaaagcactccctaaaaaaagattaaaaagatATGCATTGGACGCCTTCCAGAAGATCAAGATGGACTCAACTGGATGATGTGGCCTGGTTCAGTGCTGTCGGGCTCCATCCTAAACGGGATGTAAAGAGTCCGATCCAGGGGTCCACGGGCAAGGAGTTTGTGCTTGCCTGTCCCGGTTTGGCTTCTACTGTGAGTGGGAGGTAACTGAAGCCGGTGTGATGAAAGCCTACCTGGGGTGGAAGCGAGGGAGGATGGAGCTGCGGTAGCGTAGCGGAGTCGGGTTCCTAGATACGACCCGGACCAAATGCAGGATGAGGACAACTTCCCTGTTTCTACGTTGACCCTCACTAGTTTAGTTCGTTAGTGTTCGCCAAGAAAGTATTtcagtgtttcattttttttcccattttgtcatGTTAGAGTTTTTATTTGAAACAGGATAAATGAATGGTTTTCACAAATGAACAGACAATGTTCCATCGAAACAACACAAAGGTGCGAATGTGATCGTGTATGCTTTCTGGAGGGATGAAGAATTgatcaaaatgcagttttttctCGATTTCATGATTGCTACTGTTATCGATCCAATCCCTTATGGATTCTCCAAACGATTGTTATTGGGTGAAGGCATGAAatagtacattttatttgttctccctgtccctatGCGTCACTAGCATCGATAGATGAAGAACGGTACATCATTGGGAGTCACAAATTACACCTATGACTACAACAGCTGTTCCTCTGCCCGGACATTCAGGTAGTCTGAAGCTGGAGaccagaaacaacaaaaaagccatTCGACGTTGATGATGGGTGGTATAAAATGACGTTTTTCACCAAtgacaatcttcttcttttcctttcggcttgtcccgttaggggtcgccacagcgtgtcatcttttgccatcttagcctatctcctgcatcttcctctcgaaccccaactgccctcatgtcttccctcaccacatccataaaccttctctttggtcttcctctcgctctctcttccttgacagctccatcctcagcatccttctaccaatatactcactctctcgcctctgaacatgtccaaaccatcgaagtctgctctctcgaatctcgtctccaaaacatccagctttggctgtccctcgaatgagctcatttctaatcctatccaacctggtcactccgagcgagaacctcaacatcttcatttctgccacctccagttcagcttcctgttgtttcttcagtgccaccgtctctaatccgtacatcatggccggcctcaccactgttttgtaaactttgcccttcatcctagcagagactcttctgtcacataacacaccagacacctttcgccagctgttccaacctgcttggacccgtttcttcacttcctgaccacactctccattgctctgtattgttgaccccaagtatttgaagtcgtccaccctcgctatctcttctccctgtagcctcactcttccccctctacttttctcattcacgcacatatattctgttttacttctgctaatcttcattcctctcctttccagtgcatgtctccatctttccaattgttcctctgcatgctccctgctttcactgcatatgacaatatcatctgcgaacatcatggtccaaggggattccagtctaacctcatctgtcagcctatccattaccactgcaaacaggaaggggcttagagctgatccctgatgcagtcccacctccaccttaaattcctctgtcacacctaaggcacacctcaccattgttctgctgccatcatacatgtcctgtactattttaacatacttctctgccacaccagacttacgcatgcagtaccacagttcctctcttggtactctgtcataggctttctctagatccacaaagacacaatgtagctccttctgaccttctctgtacttttccacgagcatcctcaaggcaaataatgcatctgtggtactctttctaggcatgaaaccatactgttgctcgcagatacttacttctgtcctgagtctagcctccactactctttcccataacttcattgtgtggctcatcaactttattcctctatagttcccacagctctgaacatcccctttgttcttaaaaatgggaactagaacacttttcctccattcttcaggcatcttttcgcccgctagtattctgttgaataagttggtcaaaaactccacagccatctctccaaattgcttccatacctctaccggtatgtcatcaggaccaactgcctttccatttttcatcctttgtagtgcctttctgacttcccccttagtaatcatttccacttcctggtccttcactcttgcctcttcaactcttccttctctctcattttcttcattcatcaacttctcaaagtattctttccatctatttagtacactaccggcaccagtcaacacatttccatctctatccttaatcacccttacctgctgcacatccttcccatctctatccctctgtctggccaacctgtagagatccttttctccttctttcgtgtccaacctggtgtacatgtcttcatatgcctcttgtttagcctttgccacctctacctttgccctacgtcgcatctcgatgtactcctttcgcctctcctcagtcctctcagtatcccacttcttcttcgctaatctctttccttgtatgactccctgtattttggggttccaccaccaagtctccttctcccctttcctaccagatgacacaccaagtactctcctgcctgtctctctgatcaccttggctgtcgtcgtccagtcttccgggagcttcggttgtccatcgagagcctgtctcacctctttccggaaggccgcacaacattcttcctttctcagcttccaccacatggttctctgctctacctttgtcttcttaatcttcctacccaccaccagaatcatcctacatactaccatcctatgctgttgagctacactctcccctaccactactttacagtcagtaacctccttcagattacatcgtctgcacaaaatataatctacctgcgtggttctacctccgctcttgtaggtcactatatgctcctccctcttctggaaataagtgttcactacagccatctccatcctttttgcaaagtccaccaccatctgcccttcaaagttcctttcctggatgccgtacttacccatcacttcttcatcgcccctgtttcctttaccaatatgtccattacaatctgcaccaatcacaactctctcgctgtctgggatgctcagaactacttcatctagttccttccagaatttctctttcaactctaggtcacatcctacctgtggtgcatagccgctaaccacattgtacataacaccctcaatttcaaattttagtctcatcactcgatctgatactcttttcacctccaagacattcttagccagctcttcctttaaaataacccctacttcatttctcttcccatctactccgtggtagaataatttaaaccctgctcccaaacttctagccttactacctttccacctgctctcttggatgcacagaatatcaacctttctcctaatcatcatgtcaaccaactcctgagcttttcctgtcatagtcccaacattcaaagtccctac comes from Syngnathoides biaculeatus isolate LvHL_M chromosome 21, ASM1980259v1, whole genome shotgun sequence and encodes:
- the capgb gene encoding capping protein (actin filament), gelsolin-like b is translated as MLPFQPVAGQFGPEVRVPGLHVWRVEKMKAVPLPLSEVGVFYNGDSYLVLENRGQLGADLHMWIGEKSSHDEQVACAMLAIQLDTFLSGDPVQHRQVQGYESQEFMTLFPRGVSYKDGGVESGFRRPQSAGSAVQRLYQIKGKRNIRAKEVELSWKSFNKGDCFILDLGKVIVPWIGSQANVFEKQKVREIASLIRDADRHGKARIVDSCEGEEPAEMLQILGPKPELPESTAEEDSKADASNAASLYKVSDATGSMLLSKVEGKSPFAKELLLRDDCFILDNGANGKIFVWKGAGANAKEKQAALQMADNFIQQMNYPKMKTQVEILPQGKETVMFKQFFKSWN